A single genomic interval of Vibrio gallicus harbors:
- a CDS encoding DNA-processing protein DprA has protein sequence MNLTTTAQAIILLTSYFGKQDKDAAKPLTNAEWARFAMWLRDSQLSPADLLDNDKKALLSQWRDPKNKVTQERIEALLKRGHSMALALEKWSRSGLWVITRADKDSYPKRLLHKLGNQAPPVLYGCGDKELLKAGGIAVVGSRNASPADLAYAELVGCKSANAGLGTVSGGARGVDETSMLGAMSTGGAVIGILADSLLKTSTSAKYRSGLMSGNVVLVSPFNPEAGFNRFNAMDRNKYIYCLADTSVVVHSGTKGGTWEGAIQNIKKGWVPTWVKQTQDAAAGNAGIVAAGASWCSENIVELDVQSLLVNSANSNVNNQTDLFSRAQADLFAQPNEISQSEYNDEKAVEGSSEQEMKNNEALVENKESALLTKAEPDAVTKDSFYQLFVQYLQTLASEPISETELVEVSELHKGQVKSWLALALEQNLVTKSTRPVRYQWNKK, from the coding sequence ATGAATTTAACAACAACAGCACAAGCGATAATCCTGCTTACCAGTTACTTTGGCAAGCAGGATAAAGATGCAGCAAAGCCGCTCACTAATGCGGAATGGGCACGTTTCGCTATGTGGTTGAGGGATAGTCAACTCAGTCCAGCTGACTTGCTGGATAACGACAAGAAAGCGTTGCTATCTCAGTGGCGAGATCCTAAAAACAAAGTGACTCAAGAGCGAATTGAAGCCCTCTTAAAGCGAGGCCACAGCATGGCACTAGCGCTTGAAAAATGGAGTCGCTCAGGCTTGTGGGTGATTACTCGTGCCGACAAAGATAGCTACCCTAAACGTTTACTCCATAAGCTTGGTAACCAGGCTCCTCCTGTGCTGTACGGATGTGGAGACAAAGAGTTGCTTAAGGCTGGTGGTATTGCAGTCGTAGGCTCACGCAATGCTTCTCCTGCAGATCTTGCTTATGCCGAACTGGTTGGATGTAAATCCGCGAATGCTGGTCTAGGGACTGTTTCTGGTGGAGCTAGAGGTGTCGATGAAACTTCAATGCTAGGTGCTATGAGTACTGGGGGTGCTGTTATTGGCATACTCGCTGATAGTTTACTGAAAACCTCTACTTCGGCCAAATATCGAAGCGGTCTAATGAGCGGCAACGTTGTGTTGGTCTCCCCTTTCAATCCTGAAGCTGGCTTTAACCGTTTTAATGCAATGGACCGCAATAAGTACATTTATTGTCTTGCGGATACTTCTGTAGTGGTTCACTCAGGAACTAAAGGCGGTACATGGGAAGGGGCTATTCAGAACATAAAGAAAGGTTGGGTTCCTACTTGGGTAAAGCAAACTCAAGACGCTGCAGCTGGTAATGCTGGAATTGTTGCAGCAGGAGCAAGCTGGTGTAGCGAGAACATTGTAGAGCTGGATGTTCAATCATTATTAGTCAACAGTGCCAATTCTAACGTTAACAACCAAACGGACTTGTTTAGCCGAGCACAAGCAGATTTGTTCGCACAGCCAAATGAAATATCTCAGAGTGAATATAACGATGAGAAGGCTGTAGAAGGCAGTTCTGAGCAAGAAATGAAAAATAATGAAGCGCTAGTAGAGAACAAAGAATCCGCTTTACTGACAAAGGCAGAGCCTGATGCTGTTACCAAAGACAGCTTTTATCAATTGTTTGTTCAGTATCTACAAACTTTAGCCAGTGAACCAATATCAGAAACAGAACTTGTTGAAGTATCAGAATTGCATAAAGGACAGGTAAAAAGCTGGCTAGCTCTTGCTCTAGAGCAAAATTTGGTGACTAAATCAACACGACCAGTGCGGTACCAGTGGAACAAAAAATAA
- a CDS encoding RecX family transcriptional regulator — protein sequence MNSDSNKPRKATRIESVMNSAMWHLTQRDMTESELLTKLKAKTDNQEWIDQTLQSLRGYGYLKSDSVFAEQFAERSFSSEYGSNYIVEKLKHKGIGEHTIVSAIDTVKKRLEIDELAILIERLNNQYQEFTMSREKLVNSLLKRGFTFSQVQTAISQHPYVGTLRSNLEIKAEKADLEKEVLKYVRKGKGLTVIRQELKLRKIDISDLDTFIEQATNSGKIDFFASCLEQLHKKSYDLNDFKERSKAYAMLSRKGFSSEEIKYALSDGDE from the coding sequence ATGAACTCTGACTCCAACAAACCAAGAAAAGCCACACGCATTGAGAGCGTGATGAATTCGGCTATGTGGCACCTAACTCAGAGGGATATGACTGAGAGTGAACTGCTGACTAAACTCAAGGCGAAAACAGATAATCAAGAATGGATCGATCAGACCTTGCAGAGCCTGCGAGGCTACGGTTATCTCAAGTCTGACTCTGTGTTTGCTGAGCAGTTTGCTGAGCGTTCTTTTAGTAGTGAGTATGGGTCGAACTACATTGTAGAGAAATTAAAGCATAAAGGGATTGGTGAGCACACTATTGTCAGTGCTATCGACACCGTTAAAAAGCGACTTGAAATAGACGAGTTGGCTATTTTGATAGAAAGGCTCAATAACCAGTATCAAGAATTTACGATGAGTCGTGAGAAGCTAGTTAACTCTTTACTAAAGCGTGGGTTTACATTTTCGCAGGTGCAAACAGCTATTTCTCAGCACCCCTATGTAGGCACTTTACGCTCTAACTTAGAGATAAAGGCTGAAAAAGCAGACCTTGAAAAGGAAGTGCTCAAGTATGTAAGAAAAGGCAAAGGCCTTACGGTCATTCGCCAAGAACTGAAGCTGCGAAAAATCGATATTTCTGACCTCGATACTTTTATCGAACAAGCGACTAACAGCGGCAAGATCGACTTTTTTGCCTCTTGCCTCGAACAGCTACATAAGAAATCTTACGACCTGAATGACTTTAAAGAACGAAGCAAGGCCTACGCTATGCTTTCGCGCAAAGGCTTCTCTTCTGAGGAGATAAAGTATGCATTAAGCGATGGGGATGAGTAA
- a CDS encoding type II toxin-antitoxin system HipA family toxin: MQELLAYMNGELVGRLQKQSNGAHSFQYDPDWINNRKARPISLSLKLQIAPIKSDAVINYFDNLLPDAPKVRERIVARYKASSKQPFDLLKEVGKDSVGAIALLPPEQPYNEDKINYETLNEEKLENVLLAYKSDIPLGMLEEEEDFRISVAGAQEKTALLRSNDQWCIPKGNTPTTHIIKLPIGEIQQAHATLDLTDSVENEYLCIELARELGFEVPNVEIIHTEKVKALAVERFDRRWNKDKTNLLRLPQEDICQVFGKPSSIKYESQGGPGIAEIMELLMGSSNALEDQYNFMKFQVFQWAIGATDGHAKNFSIFIEKGGSYKLTPFYDILSAYVVLGGKGLNIRKLKLAMGIKATRGKKYEINKIYARHFLDTATSVGFSKEKMQQILDDIQVELPQAIERLKARLPDSFPEEVSTAIFDNSLKMVKKLGINSGQ; this comes from the coding sequence ATGCAAGAACTACTAGCTTATATGAATGGAGAGCTTGTCGGCAGATTACAAAAACAATCGAATGGTGCTCATTCTTTCCAGTATGATCCAGACTGGATAAATAACAGAAAAGCCCGCCCCATATCTTTATCATTAAAGTTGCAAATAGCACCAATAAAATCAGATGCAGTTATTAATTACTTTGATAACCTTTTGCCTGATGCTCCAAAAGTTAGAGAAAGAATAGTTGCTAGATATAAAGCCTCTTCTAAGCAACCATTTGACCTTTTAAAAGAGGTAGGTAAAGACAGTGTTGGTGCAATAGCCTTATTACCTCCTGAGCAACCTTATAATGAAGATAAGATCAATTATGAGACGCTAAATGAAGAAAAGCTTGAAAATGTTCTTCTCGCATACAAATCAGATATACCCTTAGGGATGCTTGAAGAAGAGGAAGACTTCAGAATATCAGTGGCGGGCGCACAAGAAAAAACGGCTCTTCTTCGCTCCAACGACCAATGGTGCATACCGAAAGGCAATACACCAACTACTCATATTATCAAGTTACCTATTGGAGAAATACAGCAAGCTCATGCAACGTTAGATCTAACAGATAGCGTTGAAAATGAATACCTTTGTATTGAGTTGGCTAGAGAGCTTGGTTTCGAAGTGCCTAATGTTGAGATTATCCATACTGAAAAAGTCAAAGCACTAGCAGTAGAACGTTTCGATAGACGCTGGAACAAAGATAAAACAAATTTATTGCGATTACCTCAAGAGGATATTTGCCAAGTTTTCGGAAAACCTTCATCTATAAAGTATGAGTCTCAAGGTGGTCCTGGTATCGCTGAAATAATGGAGCTTTTGATGGGGTCGAGTAACGCACTAGAAGACCAATACAACTTCATGAAGTTCCAAGTTTTCCAGTGGGCAATTGGCGCTACAGATGGACATGCTAAGAACTTTTCCATTTTTATTGAAAAAGGAGGAAGCTATAAGCTTACCCCTTTTTATGACATTCTATCTGCTTATGTTGTCCTTGGAGGAAAAGGATTAAATATAAGAAAGCTAAAGTTAGCTATGGGGATAAAAGCAACTCGTGGTAAGAAGTATGAAATAAATAAAATCTACGCTCGTCACTTCTTAGATACAGCCACATCTGTAGGATTTAGCAAAGAAAAGATGCAACAAATCTTAGACGATATCCAAGTTGAGCTTCCTCAAGCAATTGAACGACTAAAAGCTAGACTTCCAGATAGCTTTCCTGAAGAAGTTTCGACAGCTATATTCGATAATTCTCTAAAAATGGTAAAAAAACTAGGTATAAATTCAGGCCAATAA
- a CDS encoding Mobile element protein, whose translation MSSFIFLWLRKQTCVGIESETALSIINDWRERLIDISWFMRSLNEFIARKANAEDDCSGRFWEGRFKSQALLDEEALLTCMAYVDLNPIRAGINDSIEASEYTSVYERVHGVSHQDDPPCNKKALFGFVGDTSESEQRGIPYSLLDYIELVDWSGRVIRNDKPGAIVASHPKLLHSLGLDTETWMGLASNFGKDYQGAVGTLDELALFAEHTGRRWIAKKNQLRRCLH comes from the coding sequence GTGTCCAGTTTTATCTTTCTCTGGCTAAGAAAACAAACCTGCGTTGGAATTGAAAGTGAAACAGCTCTTAGTATCATCAATGATTGGCGAGAGCGCCTGATTGATATTTCATGGTTCATGCGCAGCTTAAATGAGTTTATTGCGCGCAAAGCCAACGCAGAAGATGACTGCTCGGGACGGTTTTGGGAGGGGCGGTTTAAGTCTCAAGCGTTACTTGATGAAGAAGCCTTATTAACATGCATGGCTTATGTCGATTTGAATCCCATACGCGCAGGCATCAACGACAGCATCGAAGCGTCTGAATACACCTCCGTTTATGAGCGTGTTCATGGCGTGTCACATCAAGATGATCCCCCTTGTAACAAGAAGGCATTATTTGGTTTTGTTGGCGATACCAGTGAGTCTGAGCAGCGTGGCATTCCGTATTCATTACTCGATTATATTGAGCTAGTGGATTGGAGTGGCCGTGTTATTCGAAATGACAAACCCGGTGCAATTGTCGCTTCGCACCCGAAACTACTACATTCACTTGGCTTAGATACAGAGACTTGGATGGGCTTAGCCAGTAATTTTGGCAAAGATTATCAAGGAGCGGTCGGAACACTGGATGAGTTGGCGTTATTTGCAGAGCATACAGGTAGGCGATGGATAGCGAAAAAGAACCAACTGCGACGATGTTTGCACTGA
- a CDS encoding RecQ family ATP-dependent DNA helicase, whose protein sequence is MNRQAAEQLLKTAIDDEDAQFREGQWEAIDALVNHNQKLLVVQRTGWGKSSVYFISTKIFRDREQGPTIIVSPLLALMRNQIESAERLGIRAVTMNSSNNEDWEAVTRDILNDQVDCLLISPERLANDNFVETVLRPIADRISLMVVDEAHCISDWGHDFRPDYRRIVSILRQLPANTPVLGTTATANRRVVEDIEAQLGDIQTLRGQLGRDSLALQNIRLPDQASRLAWLARVIPQLDGTGIVYTLTTRDAEQVAEWLVRNDINARAYHGKVTHPDFITPAGNPDSNAYRQHLETLLLNNQIDVLVATTALGMGYDKPDLSFVIHYQSPGSIVAYYQQVGRAGRRISDAKGVLLSGVEDSDIHEYFRSSAFPSLEQINEILEALASVDGLTIRQLEELTNLRFGQIEKVLKLLSVENPAPVIKEGSQWKRTPVRFNLDQDRIEHLTHQRELEWQEVLDYQVSDTCLMLYLRQALDDEEAQPCGRCAVCLEEEIVTSAIDSALAHDAAIFLRHAEMTIKPNVQVAAGAFVEEGFRGNLPIERRAQEGRVLSRWGDAGWGQMVRDDKHDNHFRDELVDAMAEMILERWELEERPTWLCCVPSRNHPELVPDYARRLAIRLGLEFVDVIQKVRDNEQQKFQQNRFHQCRNLDGAFEVEGSIPEGPCFLVDDIVDSGWTLTVLAAKLQQAGSGKVYPVALASTSVND, encoded by the coding sequence ATGAATAGACAAGCGGCAGAACAATTACTCAAAACAGCAATTGATGACGAGGATGCGCAGTTTAGAGAAGGTCAGTGGGAAGCTATTGATGCATTAGTTAACCACAATCAAAAGTTGTTGGTTGTTCAACGAACTGGTTGGGGAAAGAGTTCGGTCTATTTCATTAGCACAAAAATTTTCAGGGATAGAGAGCAAGGACCTACAATCATTGTATCGCCTTTGCTTGCGTTAATGCGTAACCAAATAGAGTCTGCTGAGAGGTTGGGTATACGTGCAGTTACAATGAACTCATCTAACAATGAGGATTGGGAGGCTGTTACTCGTGACATCTTAAATGATCAAGTTGATTGTTTATTGATTTCTCCCGAGCGACTCGCGAATGACAATTTTGTTGAGACTGTTCTTCGTCCAATTGCTGACAGAATATCCTTAATGGTTGTAGATGAGGCTCATTGTATCTCTGATTGGGGGCATGATTTCCGTCCAGATTATCGCCGAATTGTTAGTATTCTAAGGCAACTTCCAGCAAATACCCCGGTTCTTGGAACTACAGCGACTGCAAATAGACGAGTTGTTGAAGATATTGAAGCACAGTTGGGTGATATTCAGACGCTACGCGGACAATTAGGTCGTGATAGTTTGGCATTGCAAAATATTCGATTACCTGATCAGGCGTCCAGATTAGCTTGGCTTGCAAGAGTAATTCCGCAATTGGACGGTACAGGGATTGTCTACACATTAACTACTCGTGATGCTGAGCAAGTCGCAGAATGGCTAGTTCGCAATGATATTAATGCTCGTGCTTATCATGGCAAAGTTACTCACCCAGATTTTATTACCCCGGCAGGTAATCCTGATTCAAATGCTTATCGTCAGCATTTAGAAACCCTGCTATTAAATAATCAAATTGACGTGTTGGTAGCTACTACCGCTTTAGGAATGGGTTATGACAAACCTGACCTTAGTTTTGTTATCCACTACCAATCACCAGGCTCAATCGTAGCTTACTATCAACAAGTTGGTCGGGCAGGGCGAAGGATTTCAGATGCGAAGGGGGTACTTTTATCCGGTGTCGAGGATTCTGATATCCATGAGTATTTCCGATCTTCAGCATTTCCCAGCCTTGAGCAAATCAATGAGATACTTGAAGCACTCGCTAGTGTCGATGGTCTAACAATACGTCAATTGGAAGAGCTAACCAACCTTCGTTTTGGGCAAATTGAGAAAGTGTTGAAGTTACTCAGTGTAGAGAACCCTGCACCTGTAATTAAAGAAGGTTCACAATGGAAGCGGACACCGGTTAGGTTCAACTTGGATCAGGATAGAATCGAACACCTGACTCATCAGCGGGAGTTAGAATGGCAAGAGGTTCTAGATTACCAAGTGAGTGATACTTGTTTAATGCTATACCTTCGCCAAGCTCTGGATGATGAGGAAGCACAGCCTTGTGGACGATGTGCAGTTTGTCTCGAAGAAGAAATAGTGACTAGTGCAATAGATTCTGCATTAGCCCACGATGCAGCGATTTTTTTGCGTCATGCAGAAATGACAATAAAACCAAATGTTCAGGTAGCAGCAGGAGCATTTGTTGAAGAAGGGTTTAGAGGTAACTTACCTATTGAGCGAAGAGCTCAAGAGGGCAGAGTACTGTCTCGTTGGGGGGATGCTGGTTGGGGACAAATGGTAAGAGATGATAAACATGACAATCATTTCCGAGATGAGTTAGTTGATGCAATGGCTGAAATGATACTTGAACGTTGGGAGTTAGAAGAACGACCAACTTGGTTATGTTGCGTCCCGTCCCGTAATCACCCTGAACTAGTTCCTGATTATGCTAGAAGGTTAGCTATACGGTTAGGTTTAGAATTTGTCGACGTGATACAAAAAGTTAGAGACAATGAACAACAAAAGTTCCAGCAAAACCGCTTTCATCAATGTCGTAATCTAGATGGTGCTTTTGAAGTCGAGGGATCGATACCAGAAGGGCCTTGCTTCTTAGTTGATGACATTGTTGATTCGGGTTGGACGTTAACTGTTCTCGCTGCGAAGCTTCAGCAAGCTGGCAGTGGTAAAGTATACCCAGTCGCACTAGCTTCCACATCGGTAAATGATTAA
- a CDS encoding RidA family protein, translating into MIERKETKQRMSRAVIHNNTVYFCGQVAKDSSQDITGQTRTMLEKVDDLLASVGSDRTKLLSATIYIKTMDDFSAMNEVWDNWVAEGHAPARACVQASMAREELLVEISVIAAI; encoded by the coding sequence ATGATTGAACGAAAAGAAACCAAACAACGCATGAGTCGCGCTGTGATTCATAATAATACCGTGTATTTTTGTGGCCAGGTTGCTAAAGACTCTAGCCAAGATATCACCGGCCAAACTCGTACTATGCTGGAGAAAGTAGATGATCTACTAGCCAGTGTCGGCTCTGATCGAACCAAGCTGCTTTCAGCTACTATTTATATTAAGACCATGGATGATTTCTCAGCAATGAATGAGGTTTGGGACAACTGGGTTGCTGAAGGTCATGCCCCTGCACGAGCGTGCGTGCAAGCATCTATGGCAAGAGAAGAATTACTCGTGGAGATTTCAGTTATAGCGGCAATCTAG
- the hipB gene encoding type II toxin-antitoxin system antitoxin HipB, with protein MIYSPKQLADSMLLIRQKNNWSQTELAKRVGIKQSTISNFENNPNLTTLSTFFKLLQAMNLTLKLEEKSLVQHCNDNDEEDW; from the coding sequence ATGATATATAGCCCAAAGCAACTTGCTGATAGCATGCTTCTTATAAGGCAAAAGAACAACTGGAGTCAGACTGAGCTAGCCAAAAGAGTTGGTATAAAGCAATCAACAATATCCAACTTCGAGAACAATCCAAATCTCACTACACTCTCAACTTTTTTTAAACTGCTCCAAGCCATGAACTTAACACTGAAGTTAGAAGAAAAGAGCCTAGTACAACATTGTAACGATAATGATGAGGAAGACTGGTAA
- a CDS encoding transposase, which yields MTQSRQSQVSLSDTPYYHCISRCVRRAYLCGDDKYTGQSFEHRRAWVVERMHYLSTVFSMDICAYAVMSNHYHIVLHVDEQLNQQLSDEEVCWRWGQLYSLPVLVQRWLRKQTCVGIESETALSIINDWRERLIDISWFMRSLNEFIARKANAEDDCSGRFWEGRFKSQALLDEEALLTCMAYVDLNPIRAGINDSIEASEYTSVYERVHGVSHQDDPPCNKKALFGFVGDTSESEQRGIPYSLLDYIELVDWSGRVIRNDKPGAIVASHPKLLHSLGLDTETWMGLASNFGKDYQGAVGTLDELALFAEHTGRRWIAKKNQLRRCLH from the coding sequence ATGACACAATCTCGACAGTCTCAAGTTTCTCTTTCTGATACTCCTTATTATCATTGTATCTCGCGTTGTGTTCGCAGAGCCTATCTGTGTGGCGACGATAAATATACAGGGCAATCATTTGAGCACCGTCGAGCATGGGTGGTTGAGCGGATGCATTATTTGTCTACGGTATTTAGTATGGATATCTGCGCCTATGCGGTGATGTCAAATCATTACCACATTGTGCTGCATGTCGACGAGCAATTAAATCAACAGCTTAGTGATGAAGAGGTCTGCTGGAGATGGGGGCAGTTATACTCACTTCCCGTATTAGTTCAGCGCTGGCTAAGAAAACAAACCTGCGTTGGAATTGAAAGTGAAACAGCTCTTAGTATCATCAATGATTGGCGAGAGCGCCTGATTGATATTTCATGGTTCATGCGCAGCTTAAATGAGTTTATTGCGCGCAAAGCCAACGCAGAAGATGACTGCTCGGGACGGTTTTGGGAGGGGCGGTTTAAGTCTCAAGCGTTACTTGATGAAGAAGCCTTATTAACATGCATGGCTTATGTCGATTTGAATCCCATACGCGCAGGCATCAACGACAGCATCGAAGCGTCTGAATACACCTCCGTTTATGAGCGTGTTCATGGCGTGTCACATCAAGATGACCCCCCTTGTAACAAGAAGGCATTATTTGGTTTTGTTGGCGATACCAGTGAGTCTGAGCAGCGTGGCATTCCGTATTCATTACTCGATTATATTGAGCTAGTGGATTGGAGTGGCCGTGTTATTCGAAATGACAAACCCGGTGCAATTGTCGCTTCGCACCCGAAACTACTACATTCACTTGGCTTAGATACAGAGACTTGGATGGGCTTAGCCAGTAATTTTGGCAAAGATTATCAAGGAGCGGTCGGAACACTGGATGAGTTGGCGTTATTTGCAGAGCATACAGGTAGGCGATGGATAGCGAAAAAGAACCAACTGCGACGATGTTTGCACTGA
- a CDS encoding DUF411 domain-containing protein, with translation MNTINKVILTSSLLFSGLSFASSNIEVYKSPSCGCCAAWVKIMEHKGYKVDVHDQEDWTSVNQEYGLPTKLKACHTAIIDGYLIEGHVPEKEIARLLKERPQDIKGLATPGMPMHSPGMAGGAYKGFDVIAYDNDANTSVYATY, from the coding sequence ATGAATACAATCAACAAAGTCATCCTTACCTCTTCCCTGCTATTTAGTGGTCTAAGCTTTGCAAGTAGCAATATTGAAGTGTACAAATCCCCAAGTTGCGGATGCTGTGCCGCTTGGGTAAAGATCATGGAGCACAAAGGGTATAAGGTAGATGTCCATGACCAAGAAGATTGGACAAGCGTCAATCAAGAGTATGGGCTACCTACTAAGCTCAAGGCATGCCATACCGCGATTATCGATGGCTATCTAATTGAAGGGCATGTACCAGAGAAAGAGATTGCCCGCCTTCTCAAAGAGCGCCCGCAAGATATTAAAGGACTAGCAACGCCGGGAATGCCAATGCACTCTCCGGGCATGGCCGGTGGTGCGTATAAGGGCTTCGATGTCATCGCCTATGATAATGATGCCAACACAAGTGTTTACGCAACGTATTAA
- a CDS encoding polysaccharide lyase family 7 protein: MQKLNKTAMLVMAALAGGLAGCATTATDATTATDTATATTVNHSQTVVAKDPALAAQYNLDVNKTPTENFDLSKFKLNLPMDDDKSERAGKVMEIYKDMLNNKEKPFSQKDWFYTDQTTGAMVFASPNKAMTTPNSKNARSELRAMLADDYGSNKNNFTVASTKDADQYGSIGGEMSATLSVDWVSTSGNYKKNGAFATVIGQIHGSKNEPLKIMYRKLPEHKHGSLYWNYETNALGDDYGQRRDIMHEVFGKSGLRKGSADPVDGILLGEVFSYNVNVEGDIMHLTFTKNPGKPTQEIKKFDINLAKGHYKGDEYDQGYANDWMYFKAGTYNQCNTGSSGCSNNGIEAGDYTKVSFYQFKLDQ; this comes from the coding sequence ATGCAAAAACTGAATAAAACAGCAATGCTTGTAATGGCAGCACTAGCTGGTGGCCTTGCAGGCTGTGCAACTACCGCAACAGATGCAACCACTGCAACAGATACAGCGACTGCAACCACTGTAAATCATTCACAAACTGTTGTAGCTAAAGACCCAGCATTAGCAGCACAGTACAACCTTGATGTTAACAAGACTCCAACTGAAAACTTTGACTTGTCAAAATTCAAACTAAACCTGCCAATGGATGACGATAAGTCAGAGCGCGCAGGTAAGGTTATGGAAATCTACAAGGATATGTTGAACAATAAAGAGAAGCCATTCTCTCAAAAAGATTGGTTCTACACTGACCAAACTACAGGCGCAATGGTGTTTGCTTCTCCAAACAAAGCAATGACCACACCTAACTCAAAGAATGCTCGTAGTGAACTGCGTGCAATGCTTGCCGATGATTACGGTTCAAACAAAAATAACTTTACTGTAGCTTCGACTAAAGATGCTGATCAATACGGCTCTATCGGCGGCGAAATGAGTGCGACTCTTTCTGTTGATTGGGTTAGTACCAGTGGTAACTATAAAAAGAACGGTGCATTCGCAACTGTAATTGGTCAAATCCACGGTTCTAAAAATGAACCGCTGAAGATCATGTACCGTAAACTGCCAGAGCATAAGCACGGTTCACTTTATTGGAACTATGAAACAAATGCGCTAGGTGATGACTATGGCCAACGCCGTGACATCATGCATGAAGTATTTGGTAAATCAGGCCTACGTAAGGGTTCTGCAGATCCAGTTGATGGTATCCTATTGGGTGAAGTGTTCTCTTATAACGTAAATGTAGAAGGTGACATCATGCACCTAACCTTTACTAAGAACCCTGGCAAGCCAACTCAAGAAATTAAGAAGTTCGACATCAACCTAGCGAAAGGTCACTATAAAGGCGATGAGTATGACCAAGGCTACGCAAATGATTGGATGTACTTCAAAGCAGGTACTTACAACCAATGTAATACTGGCTCAAGCGGTTGTTCTAACAACGGCATCGAAGCTGGTGACTACACTAAAGTAAGCTTCTACCAGTTTAAACTTGATCAATAA